The stretch of DNA GTCAAATGGTTTATGTTGCTAATTTCTGTAAAGATTTAGTTGCTCGTGAAAAAACCGCTACAATCAGGGAAATGTATTACGTTTCCGAAGGTTGGGGAATAAGTTTCAAAACACAACAGGAATCAAACATCGTAGGAGAAGACTTAGAGGTAACTCTTGGAACTACACGTGAAGATTTAGGTTTAATGCCTGAAGAAGACGGAGCATCAGTTTATGGAGACATTACTCTATTAGATGATGATGTCGAAATCAATGCAGCAAGAGCAGGAAAATCAGGTTATACTATCTCACCAACAATTGACCAAGTTGAATTTTTAGACTGTGGTGTTGAAAGAGTTATCGCTGTGGAAACCATGGGAATGTTCCACAGGATGGTTCAAGAAAATGCAAATAAAAGATTCAACACTTTAATTGTTGGGCTTAAAGGACAGGCTGCTCGTGCTACAAGAAGATTCATTAAAAGGGTTAATGAAGAATTGGGCTTACCAGTATACATATGTAACGACGGAGACCCTTGGGGATTCCACATTGCACAAGTAATTATTTCTGGAAGTGCAAAATTAGCTCACGTTAATCATGATTTAGCAACTCCTGATGCTAAATTTATGGGCGTAACTGCATCCGACATTATCAACTATGACTTACCAACCGATAAACTTAAAGATGTTGACGTCATGAGACTTAAAGAGCTTGCAAAAGACCCAAGGTATAAAAACGATTTCTGGCAAACTGAAATTAAAAAGATGCTCAAAATTGGTAAAAAAGCAGAACAGCAATCTTTTTCCAAATATGGGCTTGAATATGTTGTAGACACATATTTCCCTCAAAAACTTGAGGAATTGGAAAATTAAATAAAATAATTTTCCTCCTATTTTTTTTATTTTTAGACTATAAAATGCAAATGTTTATATACTATTTTTAATATATACCCCAATAGGTATAGGACGTGATATCAATGAAAGAATGCATGGATACTGAAAATTTACATAGGAGACTTAAAAAAATCATTGGTCAAGTAAATGCAATTGATCGTATGATTGAAGACGATATTCCTTGTGAACAGATATTAATGCAAGTAAATGCATCTAAATCAGCATTACATAAGGTGGGACACATTATAGTTGAAGGACATTTGGAACACTGCGTAAAAGATGCCATAAAAGATGGCGATGCAGATGAAGCTTTAAGTGACATTTCATCAATTTTAGAATATTACTCTAGACTTTAATTTTTTTTAATCTAGGTTTATACCCTATGGGGTATAGTATACAATTGGGAGGAGTTGTTTAATATGAATTTAACATTTAGCAAAGAACAAAAAATTGACATCCTACTGATATTTATCTCTGCAATGAGCCTAATTGTAGGATTTATACTATCTATTGACTATCTCTCATGGATTTCCGTAATATTATGCGGAATCCCAATATTTAAAGAATGTGCAGAAGGATTAATTACCGAGTTTGACATAAAAGCTGACCTGCTTGTTTCATTAGCCATTATTGCATCAATCATTATTGGTGAAATTTTTGCAGCAGGTGAAATTGCAACAATCATGGCGATTGGAGGATTTCTAGAAGAATATACTGTAGCGAAAACACATGGAAGAATAGAGCAACTGATAAATATGTCACCTCAAGTTGCAACAAGAATAAAAAATAACATAGAAGAAAAAATATCTGTCGAAAATGTACAAGTCGGAGATATCTTAAAAATACTTCCAGGTGAAAGCATCCCAACTGATGGAATTATCATCAAAGGCGAAACCAGTATCGATCAATCAACTCTAACCGGAGAATCATTACCTGTCGATAAAAAAGAAAATGATGAAGTATACAGCGGAACAATCAATCTTTATGGAACATTTTTAATGAAGACAACAAAAATCAGCCAAGAAAGTTCTCTTCAGAAATTAATAAGATTGGTCGAATCCTCCAAACCAGAAAATGCGAAAATTGTCAGAACAGCAGATAAATGGGCCACAATGATTGTTGTAATAGCTTTTACAGCAGCAATATTAACCTACCTATTCACATTCGAAATAACCCGATCCGTTACAATATTGGTAGTATTCTGCCCATGTGCATTAGTTCTTGCCACACCAACTGCAATCATGGCATCAATTGGAAATTTAACAAAGTACGGAATTTTAGTAAAAGATGGAGAATCTCTGGAAGAATTAGCTCATGTAGATGAACTAGTCTTTGACAAAACCGGAACATTGACATACGGTACTCCAAAAGTCGTTGAAGTAGTATCCGACAATCCTAAAGAAATGATGCAATTACTCGCTTCCCTAGAATCACAATCAGAACATCCATTAGCCAAATCAATTGTGAAATACTACAATAAAAATGATTTCCTGGAAGTTAACAACTTTAAAATGCATATTGGAAAAGGAGTTAGTGGAACTATCAACGGTTCAAGAATAATAGCTGGAAATAAAAAACTCTTAAAAGAAGAAAATATACTTTTAAAATGTGATGACGAATCTAAAAACGGTGAAATTGCAATTTATGTATCCAAGGATGAGGAAATTATTGGGAAAGTATTGCTTGCAGACACCATACGCAAAAATTCCAAAGAAACAATCTGGAAATTAAAAGGACTGAAAATAAAAACTACATTGCTTACAGGAGACAATGAAAAAACAGCAAGATTCATTGCAAATAAATTAAAAATTAGAAATGTTAAATTTAACTGCTTGCCGGAGGATAAAACTGAATATATCGCTCGAGAACAAATATTAAAGCATAAAGTTGCGATGATAGGGGATGGGATAAATGATGCCCCATCTTTAAGAAAAGCAAATGTTGGAATAGCAATGGGTGATATTGGAAGTGACATTAGTGTTGAAGCTGCAAACATTGCTTTAATTAATGACAACATAGAAGACATTCCCCATTTAATTGGAATTGCAAGAAAAACAATTCGCATTATAAATATAGGCATAGGATTTGCATTAACTCTGAATATAATTGCTATTGGATTAGCAATTTTAGGACTTATAAATCCAATCGAAGGAGCATTGATTCACAATATCGGATCTGTTTTTGTAATCATATACTCCGCCACTCTAGTTAACTATAAACTATCAAAAAAAGA from Methanobrevibacter sp. YE315 encodes:
- a CDS encoding DNA topoisomerase IV subunit A; protein product: MVKVEQEGKSHKELRKEYTYNKLKGLGQEIIEEIEKQKVPSIRVPSRGTGNIVYDDAKRYYVLGDRYGRRSLGNVKQIRKLGQMVYVANFCKDLVAREKTATIREMYYVSEGWGISFKTQQESNIVGEDLEVTLGTTREDLGLMPEEDGASVYGDITLLDDDVEINAARAGKSGYTISPTIDQVEFLDCGVERVIAVETMGMFHRMVQENANKRFNTLIVGLKGQAARATRRFIKRVNEELGLPVYICNDGDPWGFHIAQVIISGSAKLAHVNHDLATPDAKFMGVTASDIINYDLPTDKLKDVDVMRLKELAKDPRYKNDFWQTEIKKMLKIGKKAEQQSFSKYGLEYVVDTYFPQKLEELEN
- a CDS encoding metal-sensing transcriptional repressor codes for the protein MKECMDTENLHRRLKKIIGQVNAIDRMIEDDIPCEQILMQVNASKSALHKVGHIIVEGHLEHCVKDAIKDGDADEALSDISSILEYYSRL
- a CDS encoding cation-translocating P-type ATPase; translated protein: MNLTFSKEQKIDILLIFISAMSLIVGFILSIDYLSWISVILCGIPIFKECAEGLITEFDIKADLLVSLAIIASIIIGEIFAAGEIATIMAIGGFLEEYTVAKTHGRIEQLINMSPQVATRIKNNIEEKISVENVQVGDILKILPGESIPTDGIIIKGETSIDQSTLTGESLPVDKKENDEVYSGTINLYGTFLMKTTKISQESSLQKLIRLVESSKPENAKIVRTADKWATMIVVIAFTAAILTYLFTFEITRSVTILVVFCPCALVLATPTAIMASIGNLTKYGILVKDGESLEELAHVDELVFDKTGTLTYGTPKVVEVVSDNPKEMMQLLASLESQSEHPLAKSIVKYYNKNDFLEVNNFKMHIGKGVSGTINGSRIIAGNKKLLKEENILLKCDDESKNGEIAIYVSKDEEIIGKVLLADTIRKNSKETIWKLKGLKIKTTLLTGDNEKTARFIANKLKIRNVKFNCLPEDKTEYIAREQILKHKVAMIGDGINDAPSLRKANVGIAMGDIGSDISVEAANIALINDNIEDIPHLIGIARKTIRIINIGIGFALTLNIIAIGLAILGLINPIEGALIHNIGSVFVIIYSATLVNYKLSKKDFEKSKKLGVTKSLNKPIT